The DNA segment GCCGAAGCCGCAGGAACCGACCAAGCATCAGTACGATTACGATGTTGCGACGGTCTATGGCTTCCTCAAGACCTACGGTCTGGAAAACGAGGTGAAGGTCAATATCGAGCAGGGTCATGCGATCCTGGCCGGCCATTCCTTCGAGCACGAGCTGGCGCTGGCCAACGCGTTCGGCATTTTCGGTTCGATCGACATGAACCGCAACGACTACCAGTCCGGCTGGGATACCGACCAGTTCCCCAACAACGTTCCGGAAATGGCGCTGGCTTATTACCAGGTCCTGTCCGGTGGCGGTTTCAAGACCGGCGGTACCAATTTCGATTCCAAGCTGCGCCGGCAGTCGATCGATCCGGAAGACCTGCTGATCGGCCATATCGGTGGCATGGATTGCTGCGCCCGGGGCCTGCGCGCCGCCGCCAAGATGGTCGAGGACAAGGCACTTTCCGGCCCGCTCGATGCACGCTACGCCGGCTGGAAATCGGCAGAAGGGCAGAAGCGCCTGACCAGCATGTCGTTGGACGAGATCACGGCCTATGTCGAAAAGACCGATCTCAACCCGCAGCCGAAATCCGGCAAGCAGGAATTGCTCGAAAACGTTGTCAACCGCTACGTCTAAGCGGACACGCGACGTTTGTTCCATAAGCATTGAAAGGGCGCCGGTAGCGCCCTTTCACGATCTCGAATGTCGAGCGGGTTCGCGCTGCATCATATGCAGAGCATGAGCGCAGATGAATTCCAGGCAGGTCCTGCCGTATGATGCGGTCTCAACAACGGCTGGGCTCGATGAATGGTTGTAGCGTCAATCGGCGGACAATCTCGGTCACTTTGTCGCATTTTTGAGAAAATAGGCCAGAAAAACAGGTTGTTACCCCTCTTTGGCTTCGACAAAAACGAGCGCTCTTAAAGGCATTGTTAACGATGCCCGCCTAATTCTCCGGTTACGCCTTAGACCATCTGCCGGCATGACGCCGATCGCGCAGCGCGCATGCCTTTCCCCGTTTCGATTTAGGATGCTCCCATATGTCTGCGCCCGTTTCCACGACCAAACACCTCAATGAACGTCTCGATTTCGTTGGGCTCGCCGGCGAAGAGCGTGCTGCTCTCGTGCGGGCACGGCCAACCATTTCCGCCTCGCTCGATGGCGCGCTCGACACGTTCTACGCGAAGGCGACCGTCCATCCGGAAACGGCGAAGTTCTTTTCCAGCGAAGCGCATGTGAAAAGCGCCAAGACCCGGCAGGTTCGCCACTGGGACCAGATCGCCTCCGGCGCCTTCGATGATAAATATGTCGATGCCGTCACGGCGATCGGCAAGACGCATGCGCGTCTCGGGCTGGAGCCGCGCTGGTATATTGGCGGTTACGCGCTGATCATGGAATCGATCATCAAGGCCGTTGTCGAAAAACATCTTGAGGGCTTCCTCTACAAGAAGAAGGCGAAGGATATCACGCTTGAAGTGACCGCGATCATGAAGGCGGCCTTCGTGGATATGGATTATGCCATCTCCGTCTATCTCGATGCGCTGCAGGAGCAGCGCGCGATCGGTGACGCCGAGCGCAAGACGCTCTCGGCACAGCAGGACGAAGCGCTGTCGGCACTTGACCGTTCGCTGACCGGCCTTGCCAAGGGCGATCTGACCGCCACGATGAACGCTGATATTGCCCCGCAGTTCGACGGCCTGAAAACCAACTTCAATTCGGCGCTCGGTACGCTCGATACCGCGCTGAGCTCCATTGTTCTTGCCGCCGACGAAACCTCCGGCAATGCGGGTGAACTGGTCACGGCTGTTGATGACATGGCCCGCCGCACCGAACAGCAGGCCGCATCGCTCGAACAGACGGCTGCAGCGCTGGAAGAAATCACCACGATTTCCAAGGAAGCGGCTCAGCGCACCGAGGAAGCCCGCCGCGTCGTCGGTCATGCCACCGCAGAGGCGCATAAATCCGGCGCGGTGGTCGAGCAGGCCGTCAGCGCCATGAGCGCGATCGAGGATTCCTCGCGCCGGATCACGCAGATCATCAGTGTTATCGACCAGATCTCGTTCCAGACCAATCTTCTCGCGCTCAATGCCGGCGTTGAAGCCGCCCGCGCCGGCGATGCCGGCAAGGGGTTTGCAGTCGTCGCCCAGGAAGTGCGCGAACTCGCGCAGAAATCGGCCGATGCGGCCAAGGAGATCAAGGGGTTGATCGACAAGTCATTCGAGGATGTGCTCAGAGGCGTTTCGCTGGTTAACCAGACGGGCGATGCGCTGCGCACCATCGGCGAGCAGGTCACCCATATCAATGGCCATATCGATGCGATTGCAGGCTCTGCACGGGAACAGGCAATCGGGATCACCGAGATCAACACGGCCGTCACCGGCATGGACCAGATGACCCAGCAGAATGCCGCGATGGTCGAACAGACCAATGCCGCGACCCACAACCTGATGCGCGTCAGCAGCAACCTGAAGGCTTTGGCCGATCAGTTCACGGTGTCGGGCGGGCGGCGTGCGCCCACGCTCGTTCGCCAGCGCAACGAACGGCGCTACGCTTAAGAGCCTTGTTGATCGTACGAGGCTCTCACGGATTTCAGCCATGGAGCGTCAGGCCGCAAGGCTCAGCGCTTCGTCCATTTCGGGGAAGGGGCCGCAACCGAGTTGCGCACGACGAGGTCGGGCCGCAGCAGGATTTCGGTTTCCGGCGGCTGGCCGTCGGACAGAAGTTCCAGCAACAGCGCCATCGCGTGTTTGCCGATCGCCGTTCGCGGCTGGCGGATCGTGGTCAGTGCCGGCGACATGAAGCTTGCCTGCGGCACATCGTCAAAGCCGGTCACGGAAAAATCGCGCGGGATATCATAGCCGCGCGCGCCAAGCCCGATCATCACGCCGATCGCCGTCTGGTCGTTGACGCACATGAAGGCCGTCGGCAGCGTGTCACGCATGAACAGCTGCTCGACCGCCAGCCGGCCGCTTTCGATCGTGCCGTCGCCTTCAAAGACAATGCGCTGATCGGCGCTGACATTGGCTGCGTCAAGTCCCGCTTCATAACCGATCCGGCGGCGGCTATAGGCAAGCCGGGTGCGGGAATCACCGATGAAGGCGATCTTGCGATGGCCTTCGGCGATCAGCAGATCGATCACCTTGCGGGCACCCTCGGTATCATCGACGCCGACATAGGGAATGCCGCCATTGAAAACCGGCTCGAACACGCCGACGCTGGGCGGCAGCCTCGCCGTCATCGACTGGTGGCCGAAGGGCAGGATGCCGGTAAACAGGATCAGCCCGGCAGCCTGGTTCGAATTGAGGAATTTCAGATATTCCAGCCCGCGCTGGGCGTCATTTTGCGTATGGCCGATCAGCACGCCGTATCCATGCGAGCGCGCCTCGTTTTCCAGGCCGACGAGAATATTGGAGAAATTCGGGTCGCCGATATCCGGCGCCACGACGAGAATCATGTTGGAACGGCCGAGCCTGAGGCTGCGCGCCATGGCATTGGTCGTGTAGCCGGTAATGGCGATCGCTTGACTGACTTTCAACCGCGTCGAATTGGCAACCTTTTCCGGCATATGGATGGCGCGCGACACCGTTGCGATCGACACTTCCGCGATCCGGGCGACGTCTTCAATGGTTGCCGGCGTGGAATTCGACACTGCGCTCTGCCTTGGATTTTAGTCTCGGCGGGACACTACACAGACTTACCCGGAGGTCAAAGCCTGCTCGAAGAATTTCTCAGTTATGCCCTGATGTAAACCTTTACATGGTCAATGTAAAGGTTTACATAGCTTTTAAGCGGATGGGAGCCGCAGGGAGGAATTCATGAGTTCGCAGACCAGCGGCGCCAGTGACGGCGCGGTCGTGCTATCTGCACGGCGCATCAGCAAGTCGTTTAACGGCGTGCAGGTCCTGTTCAGCGTCGATTTCGATCTGCGTGCCGGCGAAATTCATGCCCTGATGGGGGAAAATGGGGCCGGCAAGTCCACGCTCGTCAAGATCCTTTCCGGTTTCGAGCAGCCGACATCCGGCGAAATCATCCTCGATGGACAGCCGGTCAAGCTGCCGCCGAACGGTGCGGCTGAAGCGCTTGGCATCGTCATCATTCACCAGGAATTCAATCTTGCAGAGCATCTGACCGTCACCGAGAGCCTGTTTCTCGGCCGCGAAGTCACGCGTTTCGGCGTGCTCGACCGCAAGTTCATGCGGGCTGAAACGCGCCGTGTTCTCGATCTGCTCGGGTCGCATGTGGACGAAAACGCGATGATCAGTTCGCTGTCGATCGCCGACAAGCAGATGGTCGAGATCGCCAAGGCAATCAGCCGCGATGCCCGTGTCGTCTTCATGGACGAGCCGACTGCAGTTCTGTCCCGCGATGAAACCAATTTCCTGTTCAAGCAGGTGCGCAAGCTGCGCGACCAGGGCACCAGCTTTGTCTTCGTGTCGCACAAGCTTGACGAGGTCATGGAGCTGACCGACCGCGTCACCGTGCTGCGTGACGGCCAATGGATCAAGACCTCGCCGACATCGATCCTCGACGGCGAATCGATTGCCCAGCTGATGGTTGGTCGCGAGCTTTCCAAGCTTTATCCGGCCAAGCGCGAACCCGATGTTGATGAGGAGGTCGTGCTGAGCGTCGATGCGCTCTCGACCGGTTATGTGAAGGACGCGACTTTCGAGGTTCGCAAGGGCGAAATCCTCGGCTTTTCCGGGATGATCGGCTCCGGCCGCACGGAGCTGATGGAGGCGATTGCGGGTTTGAGGTCGCGCGCGTCGGGAGAGGTGATTATTCGCGGCGAGACGGTTCCGTCAGGCGATGTGCATGCCGCCAACCGGCGCGGGCTTGCCTATATGACCAAGGACCGCAAGTCGAAGGGCCTGCTGCTCAATTCGCGCATGACTGCCAATCTGACGCTGCAGTCGCTCGAAAACCACGGCAAGCTGGGTTACCTCAGCCCCGCCAGCGAGGCGCAGGCGCTGGAGCGTGCGCGCCGCCGCTTCGATATCAGGGTGCGTGACGGCAATGTCGTGGCCGGACGCATGTCGGGCGGCAACCAGCAGAAGCTGCTGCTCGCCAAGGTGATGGAAACCGAGCCCGAGATCATCATCATCGACGAGCCCACCCGCGGCATCGATGTCGGCACCAAACAGCAGATCTATCATTTCATCTCGGCGCTGGCGCGCGACGGCCGTTCCATCATCGTCGTCTCCTCGGAAATGCCCGAGGTCATCGGCCTTTGCACCCGCGTTGCGGTGATGCGGGAAGGGCGGATCGTCGGCATGCTGGAAGGCGATGAAATCTCCGAACAGGAGATCATGCGCTATGCGGCCGGATTGAAGAAAAAGGCCGCAGCCTGAACTTTTGATGCGCAAGCGGCGCGCTGAAATACAAACCCCAGGGATAATGGGACGGGAGGTTGGAGTGGACACGAGCGTGAATGAGGAAACCCGGGACGTGCGGCGCCGGAACTGGCGGGATATTGACCTTCGGGCCGTCGCGCCCTTTGCCGCCTTGATCTTGCTTCTCATCCTCGGCGCGCTCGTCAATCCGAATTTCATCGGGTTGAACAACCTCGCCAATGTCGCGACCCGCAGCGCCTTCATCGCCATCATCGCGATCGGCGCCACTTTTGTCATTTCATCCGGCGATCTTGATCTGTCGGTCGGGGCCATGGTCGCCTTCGTCGCCAGCCTGATGATCCTGTTCATGAATTCCGGCGTTATCGCCGACCCGGCCCTGATGCTGACGGCAGCCGTGCTCTTTGCCGTCGTTGCCGGATCGCTCTGCGGCCTTGCCAATGGGTTGATTACAACGGTCGGACGCATCGAGCCGTTTATCGCGACGCTCGGCACGATGGGTATCTATCGCGGCCTCACCACCTGGCTGTCGCAGGGCGGGGCGATCACGCTGAAGGACCCGGCGCTGCAGGAGATCTACCGGCCCGCCTATTTCGGCTCCATTCTGGGTGTGCCGGTGCCGATCGCGGTGATCCTGGCGGTGACCTGTGTTGCGGCGTTCATTCTCTACCGCACCCGCTACGGCCGCCATGTGGTTGCCGTCGGCTCGAACGCCGATGTGGCCCGCTATTCCGGCATTCCGGTCAACCGGGTTCGCACCATCGCCTTCGTGATCCAGGGGCTTTGCGTGGCGATTGCGGTCCTGCTCTATGTGCCGCGCCTCGGCTCGACCTCGGCCACGACAGGCATTCTGTGGGAACTCCAGGCCATCACGGCCGTCGTCGTCGGCGGTACCGCGCTAAAGGGCGGCGCCGGTCGGGTCTGGGGCACGATCTGCGGTGCCTTCATCCTGGAACTGGTCGGCAATATCATGCTGCTGTCCAATTTCATCAGCGAATATCTGATCGGCGCCATCCAGGGCACGATCATCATTGTTGCGATGCTCGTCCAGCGCTCGCTGGTTCGGAAATCGTAAACTGCCGGGTTCAGGGGGTCGCCCGGTCTCAAAGACTGCAAGACCCGCATCACTAGGGAGAGAGAAACATGCGTAAGGGATTATTGGGCGCTGCAGCCGTCGCCGTGATGGCGCTGACCGGCGTGGCCCATGCACAGGAAGAAAAGAAGGTCACGATCGGCGTTTCGATCCCGGCCGCCGACCATGGCTGGACCTCCGGCGTGGTGTTCCATGCCGAGCGTGTCGCCAAGCTTCTGATGGCAAGCCATCCGGGCCTCAACGTCATCGTCAAGACCTCGCCGGATCCGGCAAGCCAGGCCAATGCCGTTCAGGACCTTGAAACCCAGGGTATCGACGCGCTGGTCATCCTGCCATCCGATCCGGATCCGCTGGTCAACGCCATCAAGGAAGTCAAGAGCAAGGGCACGTTCGTCGCCATCGTCGACCGCGCACCGTCGGTCAACGACAACACTGTGCGCGACCTCTATGTGGCCGGCAACAATCCGGCGCTTGGCCAGACGGCCGGCGAATATATCAAGGCAACGACCCCGGACGCTGAAGTCGTCATCATCCGCGGCCTGCCGATCCCGATCGACCAGCAGCGCCAGGACGGCTTCGACAAGGGTATCGAAGGCTCCAATGTCAAGGTTCTCGACCGCCAGTTCGGCAACTGGAACCGCGACGATGCCTTCAAGGTCATGCAGGACTACCTGACAAAGTACCCGAAGATCGACGTCGTATGGTGCCAGGACGACGACATGGCTGTCGGCGTACTGCAGGCCATCGATCAGGCCAAGCGCACCGACATCCAGTATGTCGTGGCCGGTGCCGGTTCCAAGGACATGATCAAGAAGGTCATGGACGGCGACAAGATGATCCCGGTCGATGTGCTCTATCCGCCGGCAATGGTTGGTACCGCACTCGAAATGACCGTTGCGAATTTCTACGGTCAGGTTCCGGTTCGCGGCGTCTACACGATCGATGCGACGCTCGTGACCAAGGACAATGCCAAGGACTTCTACTTCCCCGATTCACCATTCTGATCGGTTCTGCAAGCTGCCGGGCGCCCGCGAAAACGGGCGCCCATTTTTATGGGATCAGGCTGCGCAATTCTTTGGTTTCAGTTCTGTGGTTTCAGTTTTGCGGCACGTACCTCTTGCCGCCATGCGGCGTCCGTGATTAGGTTCCGGCGCACTGGAATTGCGGCTGTCCCACCAGTTGGCCGTTATCGGCAAGAGGCGTCTTGCCCTCGATGAACGGCGTGTTGACACACTTCGAAAACGTTTACGGTCGATAATCAGGGAGGAATCTGACATGAAGACCATCAAGGGCCCCGCGCTCTTCCTCGGACAATTCGCCGGCGATGCCGCTCCCTTCAATTCATGGGATTCGATCACCAAATGGGCTGCCGATTGCGGCTATATCGGCGTGCAGGTTCCGACCTGGGCGAGCCAGCTGATCGACCTGAAAAAGGCAGCCACCTCCAAAGATTATTGCGACGAATTTGCCGGCAAGGCGCGCGAGAACGGTATCGAGGTGACCGAGCTTTCGACCCATCTTCAGGGTCAGCTGGTTGCGGTCAATCCGGTCTATGACGAAGCCTTCGATGGTTTTGCCGCACCCGAAGTGCGCGGCAATCCGAAGGCGCGGCAGGAATGGGCGGTCGAGCAGGTCAAGTTGGCGCTGACGGCGTCGAAGCATCTCGGCATCAAGGCGCATGCGACCTTTTCCGGCGCGCTGGCCTGGCCGTTCATGTATCCATGGCCGCAGCGTCCGGCCGGGCTGGTGGAAACCGCTTTTGACGAACTGGCCCGCCGCTGGAAACCGATCCTTGACCATGCCGAAGATTGCGGCGTTGATATCGCCTATGAGATCCATCCGGGCGAAGACCTGCATGATGGCGTCACCTTCGAGATGTTCCTCGAGCGTGTCGGCAACCATCCGCGCGCCAACATGCTCTACGATCCCTCGCATTACATTCTTCAGTGCCTGGATTATCTCGACAATATCGACATCTATCACGAGCGCATCAAGATGTTCCACGTCAAGGATGCCGAGTTCAATCCGACCGGGCGCCAGGGCGTCTATGGCGGTTACCAAGGCTGGGTCAACCGGGCCGGGCGCTTCCGCTCGCCGGGCGATGGCCAGGTCGATTTCGGCGCGGTGTTCTCGAAACTGACGGCGAATGATTTCGACGGCTGGGCCGTGGTCGAATGGGAATGCGCGCTGAAACATCCGGAAGACGGCGCGCGCGAAGGTGCGGAATTCGTCAAGCACCACATCATCCGCGTCACCGAAAAAGCCTTCGACGATTTCGCCGACAGCGGCACGGACGATGCGGCCAACCGGCGGATGCTGGGGCTTTGATTTTCTACCCTCCCCTTGAGGGGGAGGGTCGGCGCGCAGCGCCGGGGTGGGGTGATTTCCGCGAGATCCAAAGCGTCACCCCCACCCGCAGCTTCGCTGCGACCTCCCCCCTCAAGGGGGAGGTGGACGTCTCCGCAAACTTAAAGATTCAAGGGAGAACATCATGGCAATCGAAGGAACCACTGAGGTTCGCGAAAAGGAGATCCGTCTCGGCATGGTCGGCGGCGGTTCGGGTGCGTTTATCGGCGCTGTTCACCGCATGGCCGCGCGGCTGGATGATCAGTTCGAACTGGTGGCCGGCGCCCTGTCATCGACGCCGGACAAGGCGAAAGCCTCAGGTGCCGAACTCGGTCTTGATCCGCAGCGCAGCTATTCCGACTTCAAGGAAATGGCGATCCGCGAGGCCAAGCTGAAAAACGGCATCGAGGCGGTGGCCATCGTCACGCCGAACCATGTGCATTACGAGGCGGCCCGCGAGTTCTTGAAGCGCGGTATCCATGTGATCTGCGACAAGCCTTTGACCTCGACGCTGTCGGACGCAAGGAAGCTGAAGAAGCTGGCCGACGAGAGCGATGCGCTGTTTGTGCTGACGCATAATTACACCGGCTATCCGATGGTCCGCCAGGCCCGTGAGATGATCGAGAATGGTGATATTGGCGCCGTCCGCCTCGTGCAGATGGAATATCCGCAGGATTGGCTGACGGAGAATATTGAACAATCCGGCCAGAAACAGGCCGCATGGCGCACCGATCCGGCAAAGTCCGGTGCGGGTGGTTCCACCGGCGATATCGGCACACATGCCTATAATCTCGGAGCCTTCGTTTCCGGTCTCGAACTGGAAGAGCTTGCTGCCGATCTCGACAGTTTCGTCGAAGGCCGGGCTTTGGACGACAATGCCCATGTGATGATGCGCTTCAAGGCAAAGAACGGCCAGCGGGCCAAGGGCATGCTCTGGTGCAGCCAGGTTGCGCCCGGCCACGAGAACGGCCTGATGGTCCGCGTCTATGGCACCAAGGGTGGCCTCGAATGGACGCAGAAGGACCCGAACTATCTCTGGTACACGCCGTTCGGCGAACCCAAGCGCCTGATCACCCGCAACGGCGCCGGCTCCGGCCCTGCCGCCGCCCGCGTCTCCCGCATCCCGTCAGGCCATCCGGAAGGCTATCTCGAAGGTTTTGCCAATATCTACACGGAGGCCGCCCGCGCCATCTTTGCCAAGCGTAAAGGCGAGGCCGTCGATCCGGCCGTCACCTATCCGACAATCGATGACGGCATGAAGGGTATGGTGTTCGTCGATGCCTGCGTGCAGTCGTCGAAGCGGAATGGCGCCTGGATCAAGGTTTAGGCGTCTTCGCGGTCTTTATCCGGTTTGCGCATGCTGCTATGCTAACTGTTATTGTCTTGTGCCAGCGGACACACAGGAACTAGCATGGCGAGCAGCGCAAATCTCGGGCAACATCTGGAAGACTATGTGACCGATCTGGTGAAAAACGGGCGCTACAATTCGCGCAGCGAGGTGCTGCGGGAAGGCGTCCGTCTGATCGAGGATCGCGAGAAAAGACTGGCGGCACTCGACCAGTCGATCGCTCAAGGGCTTGCCGATGTGAAAGCTGGCCGGGTGAAACCCGCCAAGGATGTGCTTGAGCGCCTGCTGGCCAAATATGAGGGCGAGGCGAAAGACAGCGATTCGTGATCGTCGTTTTCACCGCCGCTGCCGAGGCGGACCTTGAGCAAATCGCCGATTATATTTCTTACGGCAATCCGCGCCGGGCCGCAACCTTTGTTCGGGAGCTGATTGATCGTTGCGAACGGCTGGCGCAATCTCCCCAGGCGTTTCCTCTCGTGCCGCGTTATGCTGAGGCAGGTGTCAGACGGCGTCCCTATCGGGGCTACCTGATTTTTTACTCAGTCAATGAGGACAGGGTAGACGTCCTGCACATTCTGAACGGTGTTCAGGATTATGAAGCCATTCTTTTTCCCAAAGCCTGAATACCCCATCCTTGCCGGGGGGGCGAACCTGCAACCCTTAACCGGGTTCGAGGTTGACTTTTTCGCAAACGGTTTTTACTGCAACGTTGCAGTTAATGGTGCCTACGCGGAGCATTTCATGATCGATCCCAAAGCCCTGGCAGATCGCTTTCCCGGCGATTTCATTTTCGGCGTTGCGACCGCCTCCTTCCAGATCGAAGGTGCGACCAAGGCCGACGGCCGCAAGCCGTCGATCTGGGATGCGTTTTCCAACATGCCGGGCCGGGTCTATCACGGCCATAATGGCGATATCGCCTGCGATCATTATAACCGGCTGGACGAAGACCTCGATCTGATCAAGAACCTCGGTGTCGAGGCCTATCGTTTCTCGATCGCCTGGCCGCGCATCATCCCGGAGGGCACCGGGCCGGTCAACGAAAAGGGGCTGGATTTCTACGACCGTCTCGTCGATGGGCTGAAAGCCCGTGGCATCAAGGCCTTTGCCACGCTCTACCATTGGGACCTGCCTTTGGCGCTGATGGGCGATGGAGGCTGGACAGCGCGCACGACCGCCTATGCCTACCAGCGTTATGCAAAGACCGTCATTGAACGGCTGGGCGACCGGCTGGATGCGGTGGCGACCTTCAACGAGCCGTGGTGCTCGGTCTGGCTCAGCCATCTCTACGGAATCCACGCGCCTGGCGAGCGCAACATGGATGCGGCACTGCATGCGCTGCATTTTACCAATCTCGCCCACGGCCTTGGCGTTTCCACCATTCGCGACCTGAAGCCGGACCTGCCGGTCGGCATCGTCATCAACCCGATGCAGGTCTATCCCTGCAGCGACAGCGCTGAGGACAAGGCGGCTGCCGAGCGCGCCTTCGATTTCCACAATGGCGTATTCTTCAGGCCGATCTTCAAAGGTGCATATCCTGAAAGCTTTCTCTCGGCGCTCGGTGAGCGCATGCCCGCCATCGAGGATGGCGACATGGCGACGATCAGCCAGAAGACCGACTGGTGGGGCGTCAACTATTATACGCCGATGCGCGTGTCCGATGATCCGGATGCGAGCGCCGAATTTCCGGCAACGGTCAGTGCCAGGCCGGTCAGCGACATCAAGACCGATATCGGCTGGGAGACCTTTCCGCAGGCGCTCGGTGATCTCATCCGCACGGTCAACGACCGCTACACTTTGCCGGACTGCTACATCACCGAAAATGGTGCCGCCTACAATATGTGCGTCGAAAACGGCGTGGTCGATGACCAGCCGCGCCTCGACTACATCGCCGCTCATCTGGCCGTCACGGCCGATCTGATCAAGGAAGGCTATCCGATGAAGGGTTACTTCGCCTGGAGCCTGATGGACAATTTCGAATGGGCGGAGGGCTACAAGATGCGCTTCGGCATTGTTCATGTCGATTACGACAGCCAGGTGCGCACCATCAAGAAAAGCGGTCACTGGTACAAGGAACTGGCCGGGCAGTTTCCGAAGGGCAACCATAAGGCCGGGTGACGGCCTTCACATGGGGCGCCATAACTTCCGGCCCTGCGCCTATTCAGCTTCCCAGATGCCGCTCGCCGCGCTTCTTTGCCAGGTCCATCTGGCGCTGCCGCTGGCGGTAGCGCTGGCGGTCTTCTTCCGTGCGGCTGTCATAGCAGTGGATGCAGGTGACGCCATGCTCGTGATGGGGTGACAGAAGGTCCTGTGGCGTCAGCGGCTGGCGGCAGGCGTGGCAGAGCGTGTGCTCGCCTTCCTTCAGGCCATGCGTGACCGAGACGCGGTCGTCGAAGACGAAGCAGGCGCCGTCCCAGAGGCTTTCTTCTTCCGGCATGTCCTCGAGATATTTCAGGATGCCGCCCTTCAGGTGGTAGACCTCGTCAAAGCCTTGCTCCTTCATGAAGGCGGTCGCCTTCTCGCAGCGGATGCCGCCGGTGCAATACATGGCGATCTTCGGCTTGGCGGCCAGATCGGCATTGTTC comes from the Pararhizobium qamdonense genome and includes:
- a CDS encoding substrate-binding domain-containing protein; protein product: MRKGLLGAAAVAVMALTGVAHAQEEKKVTIGVSIPAADHGWTSGVVFHAERVAKLLMASHPGLNVIVKTSPDPASQANAVQDLETQGIDALVILPSDPDPLVNAIKEVKSKGTFVAIVDRAPSVNDNTVRDLYVAGNNPALGQTAGEYIKATTPDAEVVIIRGLPIPIDQQRQDGFDKGIEGSNVKVLDRQFGNWNRDDAFKVMQDYLTKYPKIDVVWCQDDDMAVGVLQAIDQAKRTDIQYVVAGAGSKDMIKKVMDGDKMIPVDVLYPPAMVGTALEMTVANFYGQVPVRGVYTIDATLVTKDNAKDFYFPDSPF
- a CDS encoding Gfo/Idh/MocA family protein, translated to MAIEGTTEVREKEIRLGMVGGGSGAFIGAVHRMAARLDDQFELVAGALSSTPDKAKASGAELGLDPQRSYSDFKEMAIREAKLKNGIEAVAIVTPNHVHYEAAREFLKRGIHVICDKPLTSTLSDARKLKKLADESDALFVLTHNYTGYPMVRQAREMIENGDIGAVRLVQMEYPQDWLTENIEQSGQKQAAWRTDPAKSGAGGSTGDIGTHAYNLGAFVSGLELEELAADLDSFVEGRALDDNAHVMMRFKAKNGQRAKGMLWCSQVAPGHENGLMVRVYGTKGGLEWTQKDPNYLWYTPFGEPKRLITRNGAGSGPAAARVSRIPSGHPEGYLEGFANIYTEAARAIFAKRKGEAVDPAVTYPTIDDGMKGMVFVDACVQSSKRNGAWIKV
- a CDS encoding sugar ABC transporter ATP-binding protein; translated protein: MSSQTSGASDGAVVLSARRISKSFNGVQVLFSVDFDLRAGEIHALMGENGAGKSTLVKILSGFEQPTSGEIILDGQPVKLPPNGAAEALGIVIIHQEFNLAEHLTVTESLFLGREVTRFGVLDRKFMRAETRRVLDLLGSHVDENAMISSLSIADKQMVEIAKAISRDARVVFMDEPTAVLSRDETNFLFKQVRKLRDQGTSFVFVSHKLDEVMELTDRVTVLRDGQWIKTSPTSILDGESIAQLMVGRELSKLYPAKREPDVDEEVVLSVDALSTGYVKDATFEVRKGEILGFSGMIGSGRTELMEAIAGLRSRASGEVIIRGETVPSGDVHAANRRGLAYMTKDRKSKGLLLNSRMTANLTLQSLENHGKLGYLSPASEAQALERARRRFDIRVRDGNVVAGRMSGGNQQKLLLAKVMETEPEIIIIDEPTRGIDVGTKQQIYHFISALARDGRSIIVVSSEMPEVIGLCTRVAVMREGRIVGMLEGDEISEQEIMRYAAGLKKKAAA
- a CDS encoding methyl-accepting chemotaxis protein → MSAPVSTTKHLNERLDFVGLAGEERAALVRARPTISASLDGALDTFYAKATVHPETAKFFSSEAHVKSAKTRQVRHWDQIASGAFDDKYVDAVTAIGKTHARLGLEPRWYIGGYALIMESIIKAVVEKHLEGFLYKKKAKDITLEVTAIMKAAFVDMDYAISVYLDALQEQRAIGDAERKTLSAQQDEALSALDRSLTGLAKGDLTATMNADIAPQFDGLKTNFNSALGTLDTALSSIVLAADETSGNAGELVTAVDDMARRTEQQAASLEQTAAALEEITTISKEAAQRTEEARRVVGHATAEAHKSGAVVEQAVSAMSAIEDSSRRITQIISVIDQISFQTNLLALNAGVEAARAGDAGKGFAVVAQEVRELAQKSADAAKEIKGLIDKSFEDVLRGVSLVNQTGDALRTIGEQVTHINGHIDAIAGSAREQAIGITEINTAVTGMDQMTQQNAAMVEQTNAATHNLMRVSSNLKALADQFTVSGGRRAPTLVRQRNERRYA
- a CDS encoding type II toxin-antitoxin system ParD family antitoxin, translated to MASSANLGQHLEDYVTDLVKNGRYNSRSEVLREGVRLIEDREKRLAALDQSIAQGLADVKAGRVKPAKDVLERLLAKYEGEAKDSDS
- a CDS encoding ABC transporter permease, which translates into the protein MGREVGVDTSVNEETRDVRRRNWRDIDLRAVAPFAALILLLILGALVNPNFIGLNNLANVATRSAFIAIIAIGATFVISSGDLDLSVGAMVAFVASLMILFMNSGVIADPALMLTAAVLFAVVAGSLCGLANGLITTVGRIEPFIATLGTMGIYRGLTTWLSQGGAITLKDPALQEIYRPAYFGSILGVPVPIAVILAVTCVAAFILYRTRYGRHVVAVGSNADVARYSGIPVNRVRTIAFVIQGLCVAIAVLLYVPRLGSTSATTGILWELQAITAVVVGGTALKGGAGRVWGTICGAFILELVGNIMLLSNFISEYLIGAIQGTIIIVAMLVQRSLVRKS
- a CDS encoding sugar phosphate isomerase/epimerase family protein, whose translation is MKTIKGPALFLGQFAGDAAPFNSWDSITKWAADCGYIGVQVPTWASQLIDLKKAATSKDYCDEFAGKARENGIEVTELSTHLQGQLVAVNPVYDEAFDGFAAPEVRGNPKARQEWAVEQVKLALTASKHLGIKAHATFSGALAWPFMYPWPQRPAGLVETAFDELARRWKPILDHAEDCGVDIAYEIHPGEDLHDGVTFEMFLERVGNHPRANMLYDPSHYILQCLDYLDNIDIYHERIKMFHVKDAEFNPTGRQGVYGGYQGWVNRAGRFRSPGDGQVDFGAVFSKLTANDFDGWAVVEWECALKHPEDGAREGAEFVKHHIIRVTEKAFDDFADSGTDDAANRRMLGL
- a CDS encoding LacI family DNA-binding transcriptional regulator, which encodes MSNSTPATIEDVARIAEVSIATVSRAIHMPEKVANSTRLKVSQAIAITGYTTNAMARSLRLGRSNMILVVAPDIGDPNFSNILVGLENEARSHGYGVLIGHTQNDAQRGLEYLKFLNSNQAAGLILFTGILPFGHQSMTARLPPSVGVFEPVFNGGIPYVGVDDTEGARKVIDLLIAEGHRKIAFIGDSRTRLAYSRRRIGYEAGLDAANVSADQRIVFEGDGTIESGRLAVEQLFMRDTLPTAFMCVNDQTAIGVMIGLGARGYDIPRDFSVTGFDDVPQASFMSPALTTIRQPRTAIGKHAMALLLELLSDGQPPETEILLRPDLVVRNSVAAPSPKWTKR